The Vigna unguiculata cultivar IT97K-499-35 chromosome 6, ASM411807v1, whole genome shotgun sequence genome contains a region encoding:
- the LOC114187041 gene encoding syntaxin-61: MPSAQDPFYVVKSEIQDSIDKLQSTFHQWESTSNAAEQGRLTKEVRAGCESIEWQVDELDKAIAVASREPSWYGIDEIELESRRKWTSNARSQVVTMKKALEAGKGSSSTSHSSVNGMRQELMRLPSSHKNDTYDQYPARDNDDFIQSESDRQMLLIKKQDEELDELSESVRRIGGVGLTIHDELTAQDRILEELGSEMESTTNRLDFVQKKVGMVMKKASTKGQIMMICALLALFIFLFILVFFT; encoded by the exons ATGCCCTCTGCTCAGGATCCATTTTATGTTGTCAAGTCCGAGATTCAAGATTCG ATTGATAAGCTGCAATCTACTTTTCATCAATGGGAAAGCACTTCCAATGCTGCAGAACAGGGACGTCTTACGAAGGAGGTTCGTGCTGGATGCGAAAGCATAGAGTGGCAG GTGGATGAATTGGATAAAGCAATTGCTGTAGCGTCTAGAGAACCTTCTTGGTATGGAATTGATGAAATTGAGCTTGAAAGCCGAAGGAAATGGACAAGCAATGCTCGATCTCAG GTTGTCACAATGAAGAAAGCATTGGAGGCCGGAAAGGGCTCAAGTTCCACAAGCCACAGCAGTGTAAATGGGATGCGCCAAGAACTCATGAGGCTACCAAGTTCTCATAAAAATGATACCTACGACCAGTATCCTGCCCGAGATAATGATGATTTCATACAGTCAGAATCAGATAGACAAATGCTTCTTATAAA GAAACAGGATGAGGAATTAGATGAGCTTAGTGAGAGTGTACGGAGAATTGGAGGTGTTGGACTTACAATTCATGATGAACTCACTGCACAG GACAGGATTCTAGAGGAACTTGGTTCAGAGATGGAAAGTACAACAAATCGACTTGATTTTGTCCAA AAAAAAGTGGGAATGGTTATGAAGAAAGCTAGTACAAAGGGTCAAATCATGATGATATGTGCTTTGTTGGCCTTGTTCATCTTCCTATTTATCTTAGTATTCTTCACCTAG